The Burkholderia cepacia ATCC 25416 genome includes a window with the following:
- the panE gene encoding 2-dehydropantoate 2-reductase has product MRILVVGAGAVGGYFGGRLAAAGRDVTFLVRDGRAAALARDGLLIRSPRGDLTLANVQTVRAGDAGAGVAPFDLVLLSCKAYSLDDAIESFAPFVGPQTLILPMLNGMRHLDVLRERFGAAQVLGGLCVIAATLDREQRIVHLNDTHGVTFGELAGGESPRVRAVAEVLGGAGFDATLSDDVAARMWEKWVFLATLAASTSLFRASVGDILAAPDGRRLLETMLGECSAIAEHNGHRPDPAAIERMQRMVLTPSPLTASMLRDVENHARVEADHVIGDLLARRDPQAADALSLLRIAYNHLKAYEARTAREHAAA; this is encoded by the coding sequence ATGCGAATTCTGGTGGTGGGGGCCGGCGCGGTCGGCGGATACTTCGGCGGCCGGCTGGCCGCGGCGGGGCGCGACGTGACGTTCCTGGTGCGCGACGGCCGCGCGGCCGCGCTGGCGCGCGACGGGCTGCTGATCCGCAGCCCGCGCGGCGACCTGACGCTCGCGAACGTGCAGACCGTGCGCGCGGGCGACGCGGGTGCCGGTGTCGCGCCGTTCGACCTCGTGCTGCTGAGCTGCAAGGCGTACAGCCTCGACGACGCGATTGAGTCGTTCGCGCCGTTCGTCGGCCCGCAGACGCTGATCCTGCCCATGCTCAACGGGATGCGCCATCTCGACGTGCTGCGCGAGCGGTTCGGCGCCGCGCAGGTGCTCGGCGGGCTGTGCGTGATCGCGGCGACGCTCGATCGCGAGCAGCGCATCGTGCACCTCAACGACACGCACGGGGTCACGTTCGGCGAACTCGCGGGCGGCGAATCGCCGCGTGTGCGCGCGGTGGCCGAGGTGCTCGGCGGCGCGGGTTTCGATGCGACGCTCAGTGACGACGTGGCCGCGCGGATGTGGGAAAAATGGGTGTTCCTCGCGACGCTCGCCGCGAGCACGTCGCTGTTCCGCGCCTCGGTCGGCGACATTCTCGCCGCGCCGGACGGCCGCCGCCTGCTCGAGACGATGCTCGGCGAATGCAGTGCGATTGCCGAGCACAACGGCCACCGGCCCGATCCGGCCGCCATCGAGCGGATGCAGCGGATGGTGCTGACGCCGTCGCCGCTGACCGCGTCGATGCTGCGCGACGTCGAAAACCATGCGCGCGTCGAAGCCGATCACGTGATCGGCGACCTGCTCGCGCGCCGCGACCCGCAGGCGGCCGATGCGCTGTCGCTGCTGCGGATCGCGTACAACCACCTGAAGGCGTACGAAGCGCGTACCGCGCGCGAGCACGCGGCCGCGTAA